The following proteins come from a genomic window of Cryptosporangium minutisporangium:
- a CDS encoding Acg family FMN-binding oxidoreductase, translated as MMQTSALHGPRTRPLQAVLDEAAAAALRAPSVLNTQPWRWIVHERSLDLRADPTRRLTALDPEGRMLTVSCGAALDHALIALRVEGYPARVELLPDPHDPELLATIHPAAYRPAAAEDYWRYQTTLRRHTDRRPFGPDPVTEDQIAGLARAAFAHGVHLHVVETHQVPVLAAVAAAAARTELADPAERAELNRWAHREPGAATGLPVDVTVPGTPRPVPLRPYAEDVEGRLEAGPGDDSGARYLILWGHQDGRRAWLRAGQALSAVLLTAAELGLGTSPMTDLVEVASTRLVLRRLLYWQG; from the coding sequence ATGATGCAGACATCTGCTCTGCACGGTCCGAGGACCCGGCCGTTGCAGGCCGTTCTCGACGAGGCGGCGGCCGCGGCGTTGCGGGCACCGTCGGTGCTCAACACCCAGCCATGGCGCTGGATCGTCCACGAGCGCTCGCTCGACCTGCGCGCCGACCCGACGCGCCGGCTCACCGCCCTCGACCCGGAGGGCCGGATGCTGACCGTGAGCTGCGGCGCCGCGCTCGACCACGCGCTCATCGCGCTGCGCGTCGAAGGCTACCCGGCGCGGGTCGAGCTGCTGCCCGACCCGCACGACCCGGAGCTGCTCGCCACGATCCACCCGGCCGCGTACCGGCCGGCTGCGGCGGAGGACTACTGGCGCTATCAGACGACGCTGCGCCGCCACACCGACCGGCGGCCGTTCGGCCCCGACCCGGTCACCGAGGACCAGATCGCCGGCCTGGCGCGGGCGGCGTTCGCGCACGGCGTCCACCTGCACGTCGTCGAGACGCATCAGGTACCGGTGCTGGCCGCCGTCGCGGCCGCCGCCGCGAGGACCGAGCTGGCCGACCCGGCGGAGCGGGCGGAGCTGAACCGGTGGGCCCACCGGGAGCCCGGCGCCGCCACCGGCCTGCCGGTCGACGTCACCGTGCCCGGCACACCGCGTCCGGTGCCGCTGCGCCCCTACGCCGAGGACGTCGAAGGCCGTCTGGAGGCCGGACCCGGCGACGACAGCGGCGCCCGGTACCTGATCCTGTGGGGGCACCAGGACGGCAGGCGAGCCTGGCTCCGCGCCGGGCAGGCGCTCTCGGCGGTGCTGCTGACCGCCGCCGAACTCGGCCTGGGCACGTCGCCGATGACCGACCTGGTCGAGGTCGCGAGCACCCGGCTGGTGCTGCGACGGTTGCTCTACTGGCAGGGCC